The following are from one region of the Pirellulales bacterium genome:
- a CDS encoding DNA polymerase ligase N-terminal domain-containing protein — translation MPRFVVLRHDLPPESGRGLHWDLMLEAADVLQTWALAEEPSADAACLAERLPDHRRAYLDYEGEVSGGRGTVTRWDAGDYLPLPAEGESVVVELHGRRLRGTARLERPAADGQRWRFSFVEGAAASGRSGEVSGSDGPESRGTV, via the coding sequence ATGCCCCGTTTCGTTGTCCTGCGACATGACCTTCCCCCGGAATCCGGCCGCGGCCTACACTGGGACTTGATGCTCGAAGCGGCCGACGTACTGCAAACCTGGGCGCTGGCCGAGGAGCCGTCGGCCGATGCGGCCTGCCTGGCCGAGCGGTTGCCCGACCATCGCCGCGCCTATCTCGACTATGAAGGCGAAGTGTCCGGCGGGCGCGGAACAGTCACGCGTTGGGACGCCGGAGACTATCTGCCGTTGCCGGCAGAGGGCGAGAGCGTCGTCGTCGAACTACACGGCCGGCGGCTGCGAGGAACGGCCCGGCTGGAGCGGCCCGCCGCGGACGGTCAGCGTTGGCGCTTTTCCTTTGTGGAAGGTGCGGCAGCCAGCGGTCGGTCGGGCGAAGTTTCTGGTTCCGACGGGCCGGAGTCGCGCGGCACCGTATAG
- a CDS encoding addiction module protein, whose protein sequence is MQTDELVQQLIALPLPDRVTVAQALWESIDEGLATDVADEQRDAIQAAVRRDDELSSGSVVGRSHEEVMQAVRQALKCG, encoded by the coding sequence ATGCAAACCGATGAACTTGTTCAACAGTTAATCGCGCTTCCCTTGCCTGACCGAGTCACGGTCGCGCAAGCGCTATGGGAAAGCATCGACGAGGGTTTGGCCACGGATGTGGCCGATGAACAACGGGACGCCATTCAGGCTGCTGTGCGGCGCGACGACGAATTGAGTTCGGGTTCGGTTGTCGGTCGATCGCATGAGGAAGTAATGCAGGCCGTGCG